In one window of Qipengyuania profundimaris DNA:
- a CDS encoding M14 family metallopeptidase produces the protein MNDIHIDCAFDSGNIEVLSVDGASARLAIRKDHQSEFAQWFHFRVSGAAGRELELKITGLNDSAYPGGWPQYDACVSEDRDYWGRAASSWDESADNGTLTIRYTPASDIAYFAYFAPYSMDRHHDLVAEAASSEGVDYKRLGTTLDGQPIDCLSMGEGETQVWLYARQHPGETQAEWWMEGALEVLTDPTDSVGRLLRQRCRLHVVPNANPDGSKRGHLRTNAVGTNLNREWENPTAEKSPEVLAIRNAMDETGVHFAMDVHGDEAIPVAFLAGYEGIPSWTDEHGERFYLYERILDRRTPDFQTEQGYTKSAPGKANLSMSTNQVAERFGATAMTLEMPYKDNPASPEPEQGWSPERCKMLARDCLASLLEWLDSDKG, from the coding sequence GTGAACGACATCCATATCGATTGCGCATTCGACAGCGGCAATATCGAAGTCCTGTCCGTCGACGGCGCGAGTGCCAGGCTGGCCATCCGCAAGGACCATCAAAGCGAGTTTGCGCAGTGGTTCCATTTCCGCGTGAGCGGCGCCGCGGGGCGCGAATTAGAACTGAAGATCACCGGCCTCAACGACAGCGCCTATCCGGGCGGCTGGCCGCAATACGATGCCTGCGTGTCGGAAGATCGCGATTATTGGGGCCGTGCGGCGTCGAGCTGGGACGAGAGCGCCGACAACGGCACGCTGACGATCCGCTATACCCCCGCCAGCGATATCGCCTATTTCGCCTATTTTGCGCCCTATTCGATGGACCGGCACCACGATCTCGTGGCCGAAGCCGCATCAAGCGAAGGTGTGGACTACAAGCGCCTCGGCACCACGCTCGACGGGCAGCCGATCGACTGCCTGTCGATGGGCGAAGGTGAGACGCAGGTGTGGCTCTATGCGCGCCAGCACCCTGGCGAGACGCAGGCCGAATGGTGGATGGAAGGTGCGCTCGAAGTGCTGACCGATCCCACCGACAGCGTCGGCCGCCTGCTGCGCCAGCGCTGCCGCCTGCATGTTGTGCCCAATGCCAATCCCGACGGATCGAAGCGCGGGCACCTGCGCACCAATGCCGTCGGCACCAATCTCAACCGCGAGTGGGAAAATCCGACTGCGGAAAAGAGCCCCGAAGTGCTCGCCATCCGCAATGCGATGGACGAAACCGGCGTGCATTTCGCGATGGACGTGCACGGCGACGAGGCGATCCCGGTTGCCTTCCTCGCCGGCTACGAGGGCATCCCGAGCTGGACCGACGAGCACGGCGAGCGCTTCTATCTCTACGAGCGCATCCTCGACCGGCGCACGCCCGATTTCCAGACCGAGCAGGGCTATACCAAGTCGGCACCGGGCAAGGCCAATCTGTCGATGAGCACCAACCAGGTCGCCGAACGCTTCGGTGCGACGGCGATGACGCTGGAAATGCCCTACAAGGACAATCCGGCCAGCCCCGAGCCCGAGCAGGGCTGGAGTCCGGAACGCTGCAAGATGCTGGCGCGCGACTGCCTCGCCAGCCTGCTCGAATGGCTGGATAGCGACAAGGGCTGA
- a CDS encoding DUF4136 domain-containing protein, with protein sequence MKPMISLSCLCAALALAGCATPPGPVEVTRFVAPESLARLGQGTIFVETMPGTDGDSLAMAPYKAAVARELAALGYVETDRASASQIAQVGVDGYVIGSNGRRSPVSVGVGGRTGGYGSGVGVGIGINLGGGEKDRLGTELSVRISEAAGGASLWEGRADFSPPEDSPLARGTANAQTVASALFREFPGNNGETIEVKVPE encoded by the coding sequence ATGAAACCGATGATATCGCTGAGCTGCCTGTGCGCCGCGCTCGCTCTTGCCGGATGCGCGACACCGCCGGGCCCGGTCGAAGTGACCCGGTTCGTCGCCCCGGAAAGCTTGGCCCGGCTCGGCCAGGGTACGATCTTCGTCGAGACCATGCCCGGCACCGATGGCGATAGTCTGGCCATGGCGCCCTACAAGGCTGCCGTGGCGCGCGAACTCGCCGCGCTGGGTTATGTCGAGACCGACCGCGCCAGCGCCAGCCAGATCGCCCAGGTCGGGGTGGATGGGTACGTCATCGGATCGAACGGCCGCCGTAGTCCCGTCAGTGTCGGGGTCGGCGGACGAACAGGCGGTTATGGATCCGGCGTTGGTGTCGGGATCGGCATCAACCTCGGCGGCGGCGAGAAGGATCGGCTCGGCACGGAACTGTCGGTCCGCATCAGCGAAGCCGCCGGTGGCGCGAGCCTGTGGGAAGGTCGCGCCGATTTCAGCCCGCCCGAAGACTCCCCCCTTGCGCGCGGCACGGCGAACGCCCAGACGGTCGCCTCCGCGCTGTTCCGGGAGTTTCCCGGCAACAATGGGGAAACGATCGAAGTGAAGGTACCCGAGTGA
- a CDS encoding S66 peptidase family protein produces the protein MIDRRQALGSMGGALLATALPVPVGAAVARKAPRLRVGDTVGLVAPASALTLPWELDRAQHWIRGMGLVPKLGQHVREQNGYLAGTDAQRAEDYMAMVADPDVRGIFAVRGGWGGARILPLLDWDAIRANPKLLIGYSDTTALHLAIAARAGFPTIHGPNAASRWERESWESLWRLAFAADTPVLGGADAEQASGRAGRTIAGGTARGRLLGGNLTIFSTLMGTPWLPSFDGAVLFLEDVNEDVYRVDRMLQQLRLAGVLGKLSGIVFGQCTRCEPETQDQSGFALDDILDHHLAALGIPAFTGANIGHVTNQLAMPHGVEVELDADARTLRLLEPVVA, from the coding sequence ATGATTGACCGGCGGCAGGCGCTCGGCAGCATGGGCGGCGCGCTTCTCGCCACCGCATTGCCTGTGCCCGTGGGTGCCGCCGTCGCGCGAAAAGCGCCGCGCTTGCGCGTCGGCGACACGGTCGGTCTCGTCGCGCCGGCAAGCGCCCTGACACTCCCGTGGGAACTCGACCGGGCGCAGCACTGGATCAGGGGGATGGGTCTGGTGCCGAAGCTCGGCCAGCATGTCCGCGAGCAGAACGGATATCTTGCCGGGACCGACGCGCAGCGGGCGGAGGATTACATGGCGATGGTCGCCGATCCGGACGTGCGCGGCATTTTCGCAGTCCGCGGAGGTTGGGGCGGGGCGCGGATCCTGCCGCTGCTCGACTGGGACGCGATCCGAGCCAATCCCAAGCTGCTGATCGGCTATTCGGATACGACCGCGCTGCATCTGGCGATCGCGGCGCGGGCGGGCTTCCCGACGATCCATGGCCCCAATGCCGCCAGCCGATGGGAGCGCGAGAGCTGGGAAAGCTTGTGGCGGCTGGCTTTTGCTGCAGACACGCCGGTGTTGGGCGGGGCCGACGCCGAGCAGGCAAGCGGCCGTGCGGGGCGGACGATCGCCGGAGGGACGGCGAGAGGCCGCTTGCTCGGCGGTAATTTGACGATTTTTTCGACTCTGATGGGGACTCCGTGGTTGCCCAGCTTCGACGGCGCGGTGCTGTTTCTCGAAGACGTCAACGAGGACGTCTATCGCGTCGACCGGATGCTCCAGCAGCTGCGGTTGGCTGGCGTGCTCGGCAAGCTATCGGGAATCGTCTTCGGGCAATGCACGAGATGCGAACCCGAAACGCAAGACCAGTCGGGCTTCGCCCTCGATGACATTCTCGACCATCATCTCGCTGCGCTTGGCATCCCGGCTTTCACCGGCGCCAACATTGGCCACGTCACCAACCAGCTCGCCATGCCGCATGGGGTAGAGGTGGAGCTCGACGCCGATGCACGCACACTGCGCTTGCTTGAACCGGTGGTCGCCTGA
- a CDS encoding winged helix-turn-helix transcriptional regulator — MGDIREPLRELTECGLPQALEVMGERWSFMILRASFNGLHHFEEFLSELGIARNILSNRLAKLVENGILRRDPCPDDRRKIEYRLTDKGFDLLPAMVALRQWGQKYGAEVTENPVLVDERDRLPIGPTSILSHDGRILGPQDLALVERSDLGVRADGSQADQKGSLGLGEVIDIESLRRAKSAA, encoded by the coding sequence ATGGGCGATATCCGCGAACCGCTGCGCGAACTGACCGAATGCGGGCTGCCGCAGGCGCTCGAAGTCATGGGGGAGCGCTGGTCCTTCATGATCCTCCGCGCCAGCTTCAACGGCCTGCATCACTTCGAGGAGTTCCTCAGCGAACTCGGGATCGCCCGCAACATCCTATCCAATCGCCTTGCCAAGCTGGTCGAGAACGGCATCCTCCGTCGTGATCCCTGTCCGGACGATCGCCGCAAGATCGAGTATCGCCTGACCGACAAGGGCTTCGACCTGCTGCCCGCCATGGTCGCACTGCGCCAATGGGGCCAGAAATACGGCGCGGAAGTGACCGAGAATCCGGTACTGGTAGACGAGCGCGATCGTCTGCCGATCGGCCCGACCTCGATCCTCAGCCACGATGGGCGCATCCTCGGCCCGCAGGATCTCGCCTTGGTCGAACGCTCCGATCTCGGCGTGCGTGCCGATGGCAGCCAGGCGGACCAGAAGGGTTCCCTCGGCCTTGGCGAGGTAATCGACATCGAAAGCCTACGCCGCGCCAAATCCGCCGCCTGA
- the ykgO gene encoding type B 50S ribosomal protein L36, translating to MKIRNSLKSLKGRHRDCRVIRRRGRTYVINKTNRRFKARQG from the coding sequence ATGAAGATCCGCAACAGCCTCAAGTCCCTCAAGGGTCGCCATCGCGATTGCCGCGTCATCCGCCGTCGTGGGCGCACCTATGTGATCAACAAGACCAACCGCCGCTTCAAGGCCCGCCAGGGCTGA
- a CDS encoding UPF0262 family protein, producing MTDSASASPDHRIAKVDLDEETIIWRNADIEQERKIAIFDLIEENTFKPLRAAERGASGPYHLRLAVRDGRLLMTIADTSDELLEELLLGLARFRRPIREYFAICDSYYQAIRKATPAEIETIDMARRGVHNRAAELLMERLEGKIETDFATARRLFTLICVLHIKG from the coding sequence ATGACCGATTCCGCTTCCGCCAGTCCCGATCACCGGATCGCCAAGGTCGACCTCGACGAGGAGACGATCATCTGGCGCAACGCCGATATCGAGCAGGAGAGGAAGATCGCGATTTTCGACCTGATCGAGGAAAACACGTTCAAGCCGCTGCGCGCAGCCGAGCGCGGGGCGAGCGGTCCTTATCACCTGCGGCTGGCGGTGCGCGACGGGCGGCTGTTGATGACGATCGCCGATACGTCGGACGAATTGCTCGAGGAACTTTTGCTTGGCCTCGCCCGCTTCCGACGCCCGATCCGCGAATATTTTGCCATCTGCGACAGCTATTACCAGGCGATCCGCAAGGCCACTCCGGCAGAAATCGAGACCATCGATATGGCCCGCCGAGGGGTGCACAACCGCGCGGCCGAGCTGCTGATGGAGCGGTTGGAAGGCAAGATCGAAACCGACTTCGCTACCGCGCGCAGGCTGTTCACGCTGATCTGCGTGCTGCACATCAAGGGCTGA
- the galE gene encoding UDP-glucose 4-epimerase GalE, giving the protein MDNGQKIPVLVTGGAGYIGSHAVLALRDAGWPVAVIDNLSTGFAFAVPEEVPLYEGDIADTILLEQIFLEQGIGAIMHFAGSVVVPESVENPLKYYDNNTVKSRALIEAAIDGGVGHFIFSSTAATYGTPDVEQVSEDTPKQPINPYGWSKLMTEQMLADASAAHSFNYCALRYFNVAGADPEGRTGQSTAGATHLLKVACEAATGKRDHVAVFGTDFETPDGTGVRDYIHVSDLAKAHLMALEVLIAQPDRSLTMNCGYGRGFSVLEVLDAVDRVTNQTIDRRMQPRRAGDPAKLISDPSRIRGALPWEPQFADLDTIVSHALQWERRLAEIRGEG; this is encoded by the coding sequence ATGGACAATGGACAGAAAATACCGGTGCTGGTGACGGGCGGAGCCGGCTATATCGGCAGCCACGCGGTGCTTGCCTTGCGCGATGCGGGCTGGCCGGTGGCAGTGATCGACAATCTTTCCACCGGTTTCGCCTTCGCGGTGCCAGAGGAGGTGCCGCTCTATGAGGGCGACATCGCCGATACGATCCTGCTGGAGCAGATTTTTCTCGAGCAGGGGATCGGTGCGATCATGCATTTCGCCGGGTCTGTCGTCGTGCCGGAGTCGGTCGAGAACCCGCTCAAGTATTACGACAACAACACGGTGAAAAGCCGCGCTCTGATCGAGGCTGCGATCGACGGCGGGGTCGGGCACTTCATCTTCAGCTCGACCGCGGCGACCTATGGCACGCCCGATGTCGAGCAGGTGAGCGAGGACACCCCGAAGCAGCCGATCAATCCCTATGGCTGGTCGAAGCTGATGACCGAGCAGATGCTGGCCGACGCCAGCGCGGCGCACAGTTTCAACTATTGCGCGCTGCGTTATTTCAATGTCGCAGGTGCGGATCCCGAGGGACGGACCGGCCAGTCGACAGCTGGCGCGACGCATCTTCTCAAGGTCGCCTGCGAGGCGGCGACCGGCAAACGCGATCATGTCGCGGTTTTCGGCACCGATTTCGAGACGCCCGACGGCACCGGCGTGCGCGACTATATCCATGTAAGCGACTTGGCGAAGGCGCATCTGATGGCTCTTGAGGTACTGATCGCGCAGCCCGACCGCTCGCTGACGATGAATTGCGGATATGGCCGCGGCTTTTCGGTGCTCGAAGTGCTCGACGCAGTGGACCGGGTAACCAACCAGACCATCGACCGCCGCATGCAGCCGCGCCGCGCGGGTGATCCGGCCAAACTGATCTCGGACCCGTCGCGCATCCGGGGGGCGTTGCCTTGGGAACCGCAGTTTGCGGATCTGGATACGATCGTGAGCCACGCGCTGCAGTGGGAGCGGCGGCTGGCGGAGATCAGGGGAGAGGGGTAG
- a CDS encoding thermonuclease family protein: MAAAYWPQDPPRPEEQNVSLASGREPPEEKSAALPAPLPEEQFERPITDAKAVLGQFSETFSICPRSGRYTCVVDGDTFWIRGVKVRVADIDTPEVFQPQCDFEKQLGDRATDRFMALLNAAPFELHRVGSRDEDGNDRKLRVVVRDGRSLGDQLVREGLARTWTGRREPWC, translated from the coding sequence ATGGCTGCAGCTTATTGGCCGCAGGATCCGCCTCGGCCCGAAGAACAGAACGTCTCTCTGGCGAGTGGTCGTGAGCCGCCAGAAGAAAAGTCAGCCGCACTCCCCGCACCATTACCGGAAGAGCAATTCGAGCGACCGATCACCGATGCAAAGGCCGTCCTAGGGCAATTCTCGGAGACATTCTCTATTTGCCCGAGGTCCGGCAGATACACTTGTGTTGTTGACGGGGACACATTCTGGATACGGGGTGTCAAAGTCCGCGTGGCAGACATAGACACGCCAGAGGTTTTTCAGCCGCAGTGCGACTTTGAAAAGCAACTAGGCGATCGGGCAACCGATCGCTTCATGGCGCTCTTGAATGCAGCGCCCTTCGAGCTTCATCGTGTCGGAAGCCGCGATGAAGATGGCAATGATCGAAAACTGCGAGTAGTCGTGCGTGATGGTCGATCACTAGGCGACCAGCTTGTCCGTGAGGGCCTTGCTAGGACATGGACTGGCCGCCGCGAGCCGTGGTGCTAG
- a CDS encoding amidohydrolase family protein produces MIKHIAKSLATAALALAPAHLAAQDVAVRAETLHTMDGAAISDGVVVIRGGKIVSVGPAASTGVPEGMEVLTAKVATPGFVDARTVVGLAGYLNQFDDQDQLDTGAALQPQLRAIDGYNPDETLVDWVRSFGVTTIHTGHGPGTVVSGQTMVAKTWAKTADAAAIVPRAMIAANLGPNALDSDKGPGTRPKQMALLRAALTAAKSGDAEAKPGAATKLDTQVWKDVLARRVPLMVTANRSQDIMSALRLKEEFGIDLVIDGGAESYRLLDQLREAGVTVILHPTMGRHYGDLENASFTTAATLREAGIPFALQSGYEGYVPKTRVILWEAGWAAANGLAPEHALASITIDAARAVGVGERVGSLSVGKDGDVVLFDGDPLEYTSHVTGVVIDGRVASREVR; encoded by the coding sequence ATGATCAAGCATATCGCCAAGTCGCTCGCCACAGCTGCCCTTGCCCTGGCCCCCGCCCACCTCGCCGCGCAGGATGTTGCCGTTCGCGCAGAGACGCTGCACACGATGGATGGCGCTGCAATCAGTGACGGTGTCGTCGTCATCCGCGGCGGCAAGATCGTGAGTGTCGGCCCCGCTGCCAGCACCGGCGTGCCCGAGGGCATGGAAGTGCTGACCGCCAAGGTGGCGACGCCCGGCTTCGTCGATGCGCGTACGGTGGTCGGCCTTGCCGGCTATCTCAACCAGTTCGACGATCAGGACCAGCTCGATACGGGCGCTGCGCTCCAGCCGCAGTTGCGCGCGATCGACGGCTACAATCCGGACGAGACGCTGGTCGACTGGGTCCGCTCGTTCGGGGTTACCACCATTCACACCGGGCATGGCCCCGGCACCGTCGTGTCGGGCCAGACCATGGTCGCGAAGACCTGGGCCAAGACGGCCGACGCCGCGGCGATCGTGCCGCGCGCGATGATCGCGGCCAACCTCGGCCCGAATGCGCTCGACAGCGACAAGGGCCCCGGCACGCGGCCCAAGCAAATGGCTCTGCTCCGCGCGGCGCTGACGGCAGCGAAGAGTGGCGATGCCGAGGCAAAGCCCGGCGCTGCGACCAAGCTCGATACCCAGGTCTGGAAGGATGTGCTGGCGCGCCGCGTGCCGCTGATGGTCACCGCCAATCGCTCGCAGGACATCATGAGCGCGCTGCGCCTCAAGGAGGAGTTCGGCATCGATCTGGTCATCGACGGCGGCGCGGAAAGCTATCGCCTGCTCGACCAGTTGCGCGAGGCCGGGGTGACGGTGATCCTGCACCCGACCATGGGCAGGCATTATGGCGACCTGGAGAATGCCAGTTTCACCACCGCCGCAACCCTGCGCGAAGCAGGTATCCCCTTCGCGCTGCAGTCCGGCTACGAAGGCTATGTTCCGAAGACCCGCGTGATCTTGTGGGAAGCGGGCTGGGCGGCGGCCAACGGCCTTGCGCCCGAACATGCGCTGGCCTCGATCACGATCGATGCGGCCCGGGCTGTCGGGGTCGGCGAGCGCGTCGGCTCGCTCAGCGTCGGGAAGGATGGCGATGTCGTGCTGTTCGATGGCGACCCGCTGGAATACACCAGCCATGTCACCGGCGTCGTGATCGACGGGCGCGTGGCGAGCCGGGAGGTGCGCTGA
- a CDS encoding glycoside hydrolase family 25 protein has translation MARSKRKRKTKRQGLSGGAKAALLLVLLVGIGCAYLWYDRRSWRPDEAEWPDQGAIIAISDGPVAFDTLKGLGASFAYIEASDGNEGRDIAFAQNFARARAAGLEVGAAHRFDPCEVADGQSANFVTMVPRDASLLPPAILLERTAGDCPERISDAAVQSELMTLVNQIEAHSGKAAILAPTEEFEEAYGVSRRIDRQLWLTSSWFEPEYGARPWLMWTANRWYKSEAADASLRWVVVRPL, from the coding sequence GTGGCTCGCAGCAAGCGCAAGCGCAAGACGAAGCGGCAGGGGCTGTCCGGCGGTGCCAAGGCGGCACTGCTCCTGGTCCTCCTTGTCGGCATCGGCTGCGCGTATTTGTGGTACGACCGGCGCAGCTGGCGCCCGGACGAGGCGGAATGGCCGGACCAAGGCGCCATCATCGCCATCAGCGACGGACCGGTCGCTTTCGATACGTTGAAGGGTCTGGGGGCCAGCTTCGCCTATATCGAGGCAAGCGACGGCAACGAGGGCCGTGATATCGCCTTCGCGCAGAATTTCGCGCGGGCGAGGGCGGCCGGTCTCGAGGTCGGCGCCGCGCATCGCTTCGACCCTTGCGAGGTGGCTGACGGGCAATCGGCGAATTTCGTCACCATGGTGCCGCGCGATGCGAGCCTGCTGCCGCCGGCCATTCTGCTGGAGCGCACGGCAGGCGATTGCCCGGAGCGCATCTCCGATGCCGCAGTCCAGAGCGAGCTGATGACGCTGGTCAACCAGATCGAGGCGCATTCCGGCAAGGCGGCCATTCTCGCGCCGACCGAAGAATTCGAGGAAGCCTACGGCGTTTCGCGCCGCATCGACCGGCAATTATGGCTCACCAGCAGCTGGTTCGAGCCTGAATATGGCGCGCGGCCCTGGCTGATGTGGACGGCCAACCGCTGGTACAAGAGCGAGGCGGCCGATGCGTCGCTCCGCTGGGTCGTGGTGCGGCCGTTATGA
- a CDS encoding amidohydrolase family protein, with amino-acid sequence MISTAIRTGAVCACSAVALWAGAGQAQERAVAFEGATIHTMAGPALDNATLVVESGKIVAVGTNVAVPADAERRDASGMVIMPGIVDTHSHIGSVAGADSSSPIQPEVRAMDSINPRDASIAKARSGGVTTANVMPGSGWLVSGQTFYMRLRDGETIEDIAWFFPDGSVMGGLKMANGTNPIRETPGFPTTRAKSAALVRAAFTEAKAYCGGDKKTVDLGKEVLCEVLSGKRLVHHHTHRADDIMTVLRLQREFGFKVLIQHGMEAWKVAEELAVAGIPVSNILVDSPGGKLEAQESRLDTAATLEQAGVLTSLHSDDGIIDSRLMFRQAGIAVRGGMSREGALRALTINGAKQLGLDDRVGSLEVGKDADFILLSGDPLSVYTDVMETWVEGEKLFDRTTEEGKLLAEGGYGAGSPMELAHHHWEAAEAEAGQ; translated from the coding sequence ATGATTTCAACCGCAATTCGCACCGGCGCTGTCTGCGCCTGTTCTGCCGTGGCGCTTTGGGCGGGCGCAGGACAAGCGCAGGAACGGGCTGTGGCATTCGAGGGCGCGACCATTCACACCATGGCCGGCCCTGCGCTCGACAATGCCACGCTGGTCGTCGAGAGCGGCAAGATCGTAGCGGTCGGCACCAACGTGGCCGTTCCCGCCGATGCCGAGCGCCGCGATGCGAGCGGCATGGTCATCATGCCGGGTATCGTCGATACGCATTCGCACATCGGCTCGGTCGCGGGTGCTGACAGCAGCTCGCCGATCCAGCCCGAAGTCCGCGCGATGGATTCGATCAATCCCCGCGATGCCAGCATTGCCAAGGCGCGTTCCGGCGGGGTCACGACCGCCAACGTCATGCCCGGTTCGGGCTGGCTGGTGAGCGGGCAAACCTTCTATATGCGACTGCGCGATGGCGAGACGATCGAGGACATCGCGTGGTTCTTCCCCGACGGTTCGGTGATGGGCGGCTTGAAAATGGCCAATGGCACCAACCCGATCCGCGAAACGCCTGGCTTCCCGACCACGCGCGCCAAGTCCGCCGCGCTGGTCCGCGCCGCCTTCACCGAGGCGAAGGCCTATTGCGGCGGCGACAAGAAGACAGTCGATCTCGGCAAGGAAGTGCTGTGCGAAGTGCTGTCGGGCAAGCGGCTGGTGCACCACCACACGCACCGCGCCGACGACATCATGACCGTGCTGCGCTTGCAGCGCGAGTTCGGCTTCAAGGTGCTGATCCAGCACGGAATGGAAGCCTGGAAGGTCGCCGAGGAACTGGCCGTGGCCGGTATCCCGGTTTCCAACATCCTCGTCGATAGCCCCGGCGGCAAACTGGAAGCGCAGGAATCGCGGCTCGATACCGCCGCCACACTGGAACAGGCTGGCGTGCTGACTTCGCTGCACTCTGATGACGGCATCATCGATTCGCGCCTTATGTTCCGCCAGGCCGGAATTGCCGTGCGCGGCGGGATGAGCCGCGAAGGCGCGCTGCGGGCGCTCACCATCAATGGCGCCAAACAGCTCGGGCTGGACGACCGCGTGGGTAGCCTGGAAGTCGGCAAAGACGCCGATTTCATCCTGCTCTCCGGCGATCCGCTGTCGGTCTATACCGATGTCATGGAGACCTGGGTCGAAGGAGAAAAGCTGTTCGACCGTACGACCGAGGAAGGCAAACTGCTGGCCGAAGGCGGCTATGGCGCGGGCAGCCCGATGGAGCTCGCCCATCACCACTGGGAAGCAGCGGAAGCGGAGGCCGGACAATGA
- a CDS encoding HAD family hydrolase: MTVEAVVFDVGRVLYQWQLSHLFERIVDDPARLDFLLSEVVTEKWHFEHDRGRALADMVPERIALYPEYEAEIRAYATRFNETIPGPVSGSIEMVERLAARDVPLYAITNFGAEFWAGFRPTAPVFDRFRDIVVSGEEKLAKPDPAIFELAWKRFGHDAGAMLFIDDNAANVAAAKTLGWQVHHFSDAATLEVDLTARELI, translated from the coding sequence ATGACCGTGGAAGCCGTCGTGTTCGATGTCGGGCGCGTGCTTTACCAATGGCAGCTGTCGCATTTGTTCGAGCGGATCGTCGACGATCCGGCGCGACTGGATTTCCTGCTGTCCGAGGTCGTGACCGAAAAATGGCACTTCGAGCATGATCGCGGCCGTGCGCTGGCCGACATGGTGCCCGAGAGGATCGCACTCTATCCCGAATATGAAGCCGAAATCCGCGCCTATGCGACGCGCTTCAACGAGACGATCCCCGGCCCGGTCTCCGGAAGCATCGAAATGGTCGAGCGATTGGCGGCGCGCGACGTCCCGCTGTACGCGATCACCAATTTCGGCGCCGAATTCTGGGCGGGCTTCCGGCCGACTGCGCCGGTGTTCGACCGGTTCCGGGACATCGTGGTGTCCGGCGAAGAGAAGCTAGCGAAGCCCGATCCCGCCATCTTCGAACTCGCCTGGAAGCGCTTCGGTCATGACGCTGGGGCAATGCTGTTCATCGACGACAATGCGGCAAATGTCGCTGCGGCGAAGACACTCGGTTGGCAGGTCCACCATTTCAGCGATGCCGCGACGCTCGAAGTCGATCTCACCGCGCGAGAGTTGATCTGA
- a CDS encoding CC_3452 family protein, with translation MTLSLPRSVNLGAIVGAVAWTTASFGVALAPAPATAAPNAPFYTAELAQPAKDRLIVAGGVAWQCNGTTCVAEKGTSRPMRMCRELQRDVGEIAGFTAKGEALAEDKLAKCNG, from the coding sequence ATGACCCTCTCCCTCCCCCGCTCGGTCAATCTCGGTGCCATCGTTGGTGCCGTCGCCTGGACCACCGCCAGCTTCGGTGTGGCGCTTGCACCCGCACCCGCCACCGCCGCCCCCAACGCACCCTTCTACACCGCCGAACTGGCTCAGCCGGCCAAGGATCGCTTGATCGTCGCCGGCGGCGTCGCCTGGCAGTGCAACGGCACTACCTGCGTTGCCGAGAAGGGCACGTCGCGTCCGATGCGCATGTGCCGCGAACTCCAGCGCGACGTCGGCGAAATCGCCGGCTTTACCGCGAAGGGCGAAGCGCTGGCCGAAGACAAGCTGGCGAAGTGCAACGGCTGA
- a CDS encoding excalibur calcium-binding domain-containing protein codes for MAKRYYPGSGKRRYSKRRSGFLGYLSRMRIADMLILALIGIAGISWAGKKLGMTDESAPFGLTSAGSSDVYYRYCKDARAAGAAPLYRGDPGYRPALDADNDGVACETYRGH; via the coding sequence ATGGCTAAGCGTTACTATCCTGGGTCCGGCAAGCGGCGTTATTCGAAACGCCGCAGCGGCTTCCTTGGCTATTTATCGCGCATGCGCATCGCCGACATGCTTATCCTCGCGCTCATCGGCATTGCGGGTATTTCTTGGGCTGGAAAGAAGTTGGGCATGACTGATGAAAGCGCACCTTTCGGCCTGACATCAGCTGGCTCTTCAGACGTATATTACCGCTACTGCAAAGATGCCCGAGCAGCAGGCGCGGCACCACTATACCGCGGTGACCCTGGCTATCGCCCCGCGCTCGATGCGGACAATGACGGCGTCGCGTGCGAAACTTACCGCGGGCACTAG
- a CDS encoding cytidine deaminase — translation MTDDDLIAAARGAAEHSYSPYSDFAVGAALRFADGSVVTGTNIENASYGLALCAETVAVSKAMADGVRGGLEAIAVTGPGTAPITPCGRCRQVLNELAQLGGTDPEVLCVGPDSVRRVRLSQLLPDAFGPTSLV, via the coding sequence ATGACCGACGACGATCTGATCGCTGCTGCGCGCGGCGCTGCCGAACATTCCTATTCGCCCTATTCCGATTTCGCGGTGGGGGCAGCGCTGCGCTTTGCCGACGGCAGCGTGGTCACCGGCACCAATATCGAGAATGCGAGCTATGGCCTGGCGCTTTGTGCGGAAACGGTCGCGGTGTCGAAGGCCATGGCAGACGGCGTGCGCGGCGGGCTGGAAGCGATCGCGGTGACCGGCCCCGGCACCGCGCCGATCACCCCCTGCGGTCGCTGCCGCCAGGTACTTAACGAACTGGCGCAGTTGGGCGGCACTGATCCCGAAGTCCTGTGCGTAGGTCCGGATAGCGTACGCCGGGTCCGGCTGTCGCAACTGCTGCCCGACGCGTTCGGACCGACCAGCCTGGTATGA